CACCTTGCCCGCCTGCACGATGCTGAGCTGGGGAAAAGCGTGGTTGCCTTCACGTCCCACCAGGGTGAAGGTGAGCTGGCCGGGGCCGCAGGGGACCGCCGTGAGCGCCGGGCCGCGCACCAGGGTGGCCACGTTCGCTGCCGGATACCACTTCCCCCCAGTGGCAAGTGGCACATCTATCTGAGGCACCGCCTGACAGGCCGGGCCGCTAACCCGGAAGCGCGATAAGGTCGCCACCCGGACATCTGCCAGGTAGTAGTCGTTGAAATAACCCAGGATCAAGCGGCCTGACGCCGGAACGTTCAACTTCCAGGTACGCTCCTGGGTGAAGGGCTGGGTATCAAGGACCTGGCCATCGAGGGCCGCGACCAGTCTGGGCGATTCATCACCGGCCAGCTCGCCGTGGGCAGTCATTTCCAACGTTCCCGCCAAACAGAGGTCGGCTTGCAGCCAGGAAGTGCTCTGGAAACGGTAAGTATCATTTTGCACGACGAGGTAATTCTCGCCGCCCTGATAGCCCACCTCGAATTTTGGCGGCTCGGTGCAGTGCAACGTTGAAGGCAGGGCTATCGGGAGCGACTGAGGAGACAGCCGCTGGGCCAGGGCACCCATCACACCTGCCGTGACAAGAGGCAGACCAACCAGTAGCGCCTTACTCCACAGCCTCATGGCCGCCACTCCACGGTCCAGCTCCGCTCAGCCAGAGGCACCGGGCGCAGCGTCGAGTCGCCGGGATACAGCAGCAGTTCCAGACGCTGACGTGACTGAGGGTAGAGGTCGGCAGTCAAGTTCAATACAGGTGCTTGTTGCCCACTGACAACATTAAATGGGGAGGTCAATACAAGGTAGGTGCAACTCTTGAGGCAGGTCCGCAGCTCCGTCCGGTAACGTCCAGGCGGCAAATCAAATTGAACATACACGCTGTATTTCTGGGTCGTTTTGACGGTGGTGGGCGCGATCAGGGTGGCCAGCTTGTAGGCCGGACTAGGTGGCGGCATCTTCAGGGAAGCCAACAGCGGCAGCGATAGGGCCAGCATCAAGCCCGCCGCCGCCAGGCCCGCTGGCCAGCCCAGCAGCGGCCAGCGGGCCGCCGGAACATCACCGGGCAACTGGGCCAGCACCGCTCCGACCATGACCCAGAAAACTTCAGCCACACCCGGACTCGGCACCAGCAGGGTGTTGTCGGTAGCGGTCGCCAGCAGCAGCCCTGAGAGCACCGCCACGCCCAGCGGATCGCGCACCCACACGGCGGCCACCCCCACCACACCGAGCAGGGCGAACAACCCCAGCAAGCCCAGCGGGCCGGTTTCGGCCAACTGCTGCAAGGTCACGTTGTGGGCGATCAGCCAGGGGTACCCCAGGCGGCTGATCAGGTCCGGACACGGCGCACCGGCACTGTTGTCAGGCGCAGGCCACAGCAGGCACTGCCCCCCCGGCGGCGCGAAACGTGCGCCCAGGCGGTAACTGCCCACGCCTGAGAGCGGCGCGCTCTGAATCACCGAGATGGCGTTCCACCACACCACGTCGCGCCCCGAGGTGTCGGTACTCAGCAGTCG
This portion of the Deinococcus rubellus genome encodes:
- a CDS encoding O-antigen ligase family protein, whose amino-acid sequence is MTSPPQRPAPALGWRVWWAVLVPLYVLSPLALLALPQLRRLPRPLWWVLGGYALSQQLPALLSPEPLLASFLALARTLLMFGLIGAGLALSGTPWLRGLACGLAAVYATALLYSGLGTPELTQQRLFHPYMTSITLGLTGAFGLWWALFAGGRWWWRVPLGVAAISIVLLSGSRGGLAAAGLGAVLGYLVRLRWQIALSLLLALGLLGGGLYAAQRFDVPSVTRLLSTDTSGRDVVWWNAISVIQSAPLSGVGSYRLGARFAPPGGQCLLWPAPDNSAGAPCPDLISRLGYPWLIAHNVTLQQLAETGPLGLLGLFALLGVVGVAAVWVRDPLGVAVLSGLLLATATDNTLLVPSPGVAEVFWVMVGAVLAQLPGDVPAARWPLLGWPAGLAAAGLMLALSLPLLASLKMPPPSPAYKLATLIAPTTVKTTQKYSVYVQFDLPPGRYRTELRTCLKSCTYLVLTSPFNVVSGQQAPVLNLTADLYPQSRQRLELLLYPGDSTLRPVPLAERSWTVEWRP